The Uruburuella testudinis genome window below encodes:
- a CDS encoding ABC transporter ATP-binding protein, translated as MTPALRIQNAVKTYANGFTALKGVSFDVQQGEFFALLGPNGAGKTTLISAMAGLSRLTSGNIQVMGHDVVHDAYAARMSLGVVPQELVFDPFFSVREALQFQSGYFGLKNNDDWIDEIIVSLGLADKAGTNTRNLSGGMKRRVMVAQALVHRPPVIVLDEPTAGVDVELRQSLWAFVETLNRQGHTIVLTTHYLEEAQSLCSRIAMMKQGALVALDTTEHLLHAEAGLRVELLLDGALPENLRQWQQAADDGNVLLRLDDYEQLAFVLQTLKYAGVKVKHLSLPETDLEDVFVQMMHR; from the coding sequence ATGACCCCCGCCCTCCGTATTCAAAATGCCGTTAAAACCTATGCCAACGGCTTCACCGCCCTCAAAGGCGTGAGCTTTGATGTGCAGCAAGGTGAATTTTTTGCACTTTTGGGCCCCAACGGCGCCGGCAAAACCACGCTGATTTCCGCCATGGCCGGCTTGAGCCGCCTCACTTCCGGCAACATTCAAGTGATGGGGCACGATGTGGTGCACGATGCCTACGCCGCCCGCATGAGCCTGGGCGTGGTGCCGCAAGAGCTGGTGTTCGACCCCTTTTTCAGCGTGCGCGAAGCTTTGCAGTTTCAATCGGGCTATTTCGGCCTCAAAAATAATGATGACTGGATAGACGAAATCATCGTCAGCCTCGGCCTGGCCGACAAAGCCGGCACCAACACCCGTAACCTTTCCGGCGGCATGAAACGGCGGGTGATGGTGGCGCAGGCGCTGGTGCACCGGCCGCCGGTAATTGTGCTCGACGAGCCCACTGCCGGCGTGGATGTGGAGCTGCGCCAAAGCCTGTGGGCATTTGTGGAAACGCTCAACCGCCAAGGCCACACCATCGTGCTGACCACCCATTATCTGGAAGAAGCACAAAGCCTGTGCAGCCGCATCGCCATGATGAAGCAGGGCGCTCTGGTGGCGCTGGATACCACCGAACACCTGCTGCATGCCGAAGCCGGTTTGCGCGTGGAGCTGCTGCTCGACGGCGCACTGCCCGAAAATCTGCGTCAATGGCAGCAAGCCGCCGATGACGGCAATGTGCTGCTCAGGCTGGACGATTACGAACAGCTGGCTTTTGTGTTGCAAACCCTGAAATATGCCGGCGTGAAAGTCAAACATTTGTCGCTGCCGGAAACCGATTTGGAAGACGTATTTGTGCAGATGATGCACCGCTAG
- a CDS encoding M16 family metallopeptidase translates to MLRRCALMLCFAALPAWAQTLSQTLPNGMKVIIQEDRRAPVAVSQLWYQVGSVDEQPGKTGLSHALEHMMFKGTPAVPAGEFSRRVAALGGQFNAYTNRNETVYFENVAAANLPEVLKMEADRMVNLNFSDRDFNNEMSVIREERRQRTDDSAGGKLWEHVFLNSYQTPSLRAPVIGYMNDLHTLKGDDLRRWYRQWYAPNNATLVIVGDVDADATLQTVNNLFGTIAAKPLPERNLLNEPAARQAVSAQTTSAVTRQPLLSLSYRVPKLEKLSDRMPYALDILSDVLSGNSSSRLDARLVRGKQVALDIGASYDMLSRELPLFNITAMPAEGVDVGSLQTAIQTEIADIARNGISRQELVRVRNRAAAAEIYARDSITSRASLMGRLETRGYRHTDEAELRRRLQQVSAADVQAAARLLTPERETVVTVYPERSPGSTPAVTAPSH, encoded by the coding sequence ATGCTGCGCCGTTGTGCCCTGATGTTGTGTTTTGCCGCCCTGCCTGCGTGGGCGCAAACGCTTTCGCAAACCCTGCCCAACGGCATGAAGGTGATTATTCAAGAAGACCGCCGCGCGCCGGTGGCGGTGTCGCAGCTTTGGTATCAAGTGGGCAGCGTAGACGAGCAGCCGGGTAAAACCGGGCTGAGCCATGCGCTCGAACACATGATGTTCAAAGGCACGCCTGCGGTGCCGGCGGGCGAATTCAGCCGCCGTGTGGCCGCGCTGGGCGGGCAGTTTAATGCCTATACCAACCGCAATGAAACGGTGTATTTTGAAAACGTGGCGGCGGCCAACTTGCCCGAAGTGCTGAAAATGGAAGCCGACCGCATGGTCAACCTCAATTTCAGTGACCGCGATTTCAATAATGAGATGAGTGTGATTCGCGAAGAGCGCCGCCAGCGCACCGACGACAGCGCCGGCGGCAAACTTTGGGAACATGTGTTTCTCAACAGCTATCAAACCCCGTCGTTGCGCGCGCCGGTGATCGGCTATATGAATGATTTACACACGCTTAAGGGCGACGATCTGCGCCGGTGGTACCGCCAATGGTATGCGCCGAACAACGCTACGCTGGTGATTGTGGGCGATGTCGATGCCGACGCCACGCTGCAAACCGTCAACAACCTGTTCGGCACCATTGCAGCCAAACCGCTGCCCGAGCGCAATCTTTTAAATGAACCGGCAGCGCGCCAAGCGGTCAGTGCGCAAACCACATCGGCCGTTACCCGCCAGCCGCTGCTCTCGCTCAGCTACCGTGTGCCCAAGCTGGAAAAACTCAGCGACCGCATGCCGTATGCGCTGGATATTTTGTCGGACGTGCTCAGCGGCAACTCTTCCAGCCGCTTGGACGCCCGTTTGGTGCGCGGCAAACAGGTGGCGCTGGATATCGGTGCGAGCTACGATATGTTGAGCCGCGAGCTGCCGCTTTTCAACATTACCGCCATGCCTGCGGAAGGCGTGGATGTCGGCAGCCTGCAAACCGCCATTCAAACGGAAATCGCCGATATCGCCCGCAACGGCATCAGCCGGCAGGAGCTGGTGCGTGTGCGCAACCGCGCCGCCGCCGCTGAAATTTATGCCCGCGATTCGATTACTTCACGCGCTTCGCTGATGGGGCGGCTGGAAACCCGCGGCTACCGCCACACCGATGAAGCCGAATTGCGCCGCCGTCTGCAACAGGTCAGCGCCGCCGATGTGCAGGCTGCCGCCCGCCTGCTCACGCCCGAGCGCGAAACCGTGGTAACGGTTTACCCCGAACGCAGCCCCGGCAGCACCCCGGCCGTTACCGCCCCGTCGCACTAG
- a CDS encoding M16 family metallopeptidase, which translates to MHSFIRNFILLAACCLPAAAQAIDIQRWTTAEGTQVLLVERPEIPIVDMRISFKGAGSAFNPAGKGEVSDFTAALLTDGTEKLDEEAFNARANDIAANIGSSGNDEGASAGLRSLSKAANLNAAVGLLNQSLTRPRFDPAVFARRKQQSITALQQNETDPGFIAARALARLNYPDHPYGSEARTSIDSIRAVTLDDIRTFHRNHYAKSNAVVSVVGALNKRQTEALVKKALAGLPEQSSGRGTIPAVPAPVAQQQNMPFAGEQAQILLGMPLIKRNDPDYYALVAGNYILGGGGFDSRLMKTLRDTHGYTYGASSSLVPYTEAGPLTIAFSTQKTNSKAALTAAQQVLADFIAQGPTEAELQQAKDNIIGAFPLRFDSNAKLLACLNLIGFYNLPDDYLEAYPKAIAALTTEQVKSTWQRRVNPQAMNIVVVGAE; encoded by the coding sequence ATGCATTCATTTATCCGCAACTTCATCCTGCTCGCCGCCTGCTGTTTGCCGGCCGCCGCCCAAGCCATCGACATCCAGCGTTGGACCACCGCAGAAGGCACACAGGTTTTACTGGTCGAGCGCCCCGAAATCCCGATTGTCGACATGCGCATCAGCTTTAAAGGCGCAGGCAGTGCGTTTAACCCCGCCGGCAAAGGCGAAGTTTCTGATTTTACTGCCGCACTGTTAACCGACGGCACCGAAAAGCTTGATGAAGAAGCCTTTAATGCCCGCGCCAACGATATCGCCGCCAACATCGGCAGCAGCGGCAACGACGAAGGCGCATCCGCCGGCCTGCGCAGCCTCAGCAAAGCGGCCAATCTCAACGCCGCCGTCGGTTTGCTCAACCAATCGCTCACCCGGCCGCGCTTCGACCCCGCCGTGTTTGCCCGCCGCAAACAGCAAAGCATCACCGCGCTGCAACAAAACGAAACCGACCCCGGCTTTATCGCCGCGCGCGCACTCGCCCGCCTCAACTACCCCGACCACCCCTACGGCAGCGAAGCCCGCACCAGCATAGACAGCATTCGCGCCGTCACACTTGACGACATCCGCACCTTCCACCGCAATCATTATGCTAAAAGCAATGCCGTGGTATCGGTGGTAGGCGCTCTCAACAAACGCCAAACCGAAGCGCTGGTAAAAAAAGCGCTCGCCGGCCTGCCCGAGCAAAGCAGCGGGCGCGGCACCATCCCTGCCGTGCCTGCCCCGGTTGCGCAACAGCAAAACATGCCTTTTGCCGGGGAACAAGCGCAAATCCTGCTCGGCATGCCGCTGATTAAACGTAACGATCCCGATTATTACGCCCTCGTGGCCGGCAATTATATTCTCGGCGGCGGCGGCTTCGACAGCCGCCTGATGAAAACCCTGCGCGATACGCACGGCTACACTTACGGCGCATCCAGCAGCCTGGTGCCCTACACCGAAGCCGGCCCGCTGACTATTGCCTTTTCTACTCAAAAAACCAACAGCAAAGCCGCCCTGACCGCCGCGCAGCAAGTGTTGGCCGACTTTATCGCCCAAGGCCCCACCGAGGCCGAATTGCAGCAGGCCAAAGACAACATCATCGGCGCCTTTCCGCTGCGTTTCGACAGCAACGCCAAGCTGTTGGCCTGTTTGAATTTAATCGGTTTCTACAACCTGCCCGACGATTATCTCGAAGCCTACCCGAAAGCCATCGCCGCGCTCACAACCGAACAGGTCAAATCGACCTGGCAGCGGCGCGTCAACCCCCAAGCCATGAATATTGTGGTGGTGGGCGCAGAATAA
- a CDS encoding LytR/AlgR family response regulator transcription factor yields the protein MLSAIIVEDEVLAAERLRVLLEECNVVLLKTFHHAQPALDWLSMHETDIVFADIGLPEITGLELVERIKRVAKKQPEVIFTTAYEEHALRAFELAAADYLLKPIKISRLQTALARVREKTREDLDDFTHFKVFNRDRMVEVPWQQARYLLAEHKTVFLFTGDGQSYELPKTLVHWEEILGDKIIRVHRNSLVFRHTLDCLIRLDSGDEDEGNATWGARVLDVDDPLPVSRRQLSTIRKILRDG from the coding sequence GCCGCCGAACGCCTGCGGGTGTTGCTGGAAGAATGCAATGTGGTGTTGCTCAAAACCTTCCACCACGCCCAGCCGGCGCTTGATTGGCTGAGCATGCACGAAACCGATATCGTGTTTGCCGATATCGGCCTGCCCGAAATCACCGGCCTGGAATTGGTAGAACGCATCAAACGGGTTGCCAAAAAACAGCCCGAAGTGATTTTTACCACCGCCTATGAAGAGCACGCGCTGCGCGCTTTCGAGCTGGCCGCTGCCGACTACCTGCTCAAACCAATTAAAATCTCACGCCTGCAAACCGCGCTGGCGCGGGTGAGAGAAAAAACCCGCGAAGATCTCGACGATTTCACCCATTTCAAAGTATTCAACCGCGACCGCATGGTAGAAGTGCCGTGGCAGCAGGCGCGCTATCTGTTGGCCGAACACAAAACCGTGTTTCTGTTTACCGGCGACGGCCAAAGCTACGAGCTGCCCAAAACGCTGGTGCACTGGGAAGAAATTCTGGGCGATAAAATCATCCGCGTCCACCGCAACTCGCTGGTGTTCCGCCACACGCTCGACTGCCTGATCCGCCTCGACAGCGGCGATGAAGACGAGGGCAACGCCACATGGGGTGCACGCGTGCTCGATGTAGACGACCCGCTGCCGGTCAGCCGGCGGCAGCTTTCTACTATCCGCAAAATTTTGCGCGACGGCTGA
- a CDS encoding ABC transporter permease — MTGFYTLFKKEILRFWKVGFQTLAAPMITALLYQLIFSHAVGKSVEALPDVPYNAFLIPGLAMMSMTQNAFANTSSSLIQSRITGNLVFILLPPLSVSAFFSAYVAAAVVRGLLVGAGVLAATAWFGLPLPHNVLWIAAFALLGCTIMATLGLLAGIVAEKFDQLAAFQNFLIMPLTFLSGVFYSINSLPEFWRGLSHLNPVFYMIDGFRYGFFGVSDTSPWLSLTVAGGFTVVLITGVLAVLKSGWKLRT; from the coding sequence ATGACAGGTTTTTACACCTTATTTAAAAAAGAAATCCTGCGTTTTTGGAAGGTCGGCTTTCAAACGCTGGCCGCACCGATGATTACCGCGCTGCTGTATCAGCTGATTTTTTCACATGCCGTGGGCAAATCGGTGGAAGCCCTGCCCGATGTGCCTTATAACGCCTTTCTGATTCCCGGCCTGGCAATGATGAGCATGACCCAAAATGCTTTTGCCAACACCTCTTCCAGCCTGATTCAGTCGCGCATTACCGGCAATCTGGTGTTTATTCTGCTGCCGCCCTTATCGGTAAGCGCCTTTTTCTCCGCCTATGTAGCCGCGGCCGTGGTGCGCGGGCTGCTGGTAGGCGCGGGGGTGCTGGCCGCCACGGCCTGGTTCGGCCTGCCGCTGCCGCACAATGTTTTGTGGATTGCCGCTTTCGCCCTGCTCGGCTGCACCATCATGGCCACATTAGGGCTGCTGGCGGGCATCGTGGCAGAAAAATTCGACCAGCTCGCCGCCTTTCAAAACTTTTTGATTATGCCGCTCACGTTTTTATCGGGGGTGTTTTACTCGATTAACAGCCTGCCCGAATTCTGGCGCGGCTTAAGCCATCTGAACCCGGTGTTTTACATGATAGACGGCTTCCGCTACGGCTTTTTCGGCGTGAGCGACACCTCGCCGTGGCTTTCCCTGACCGTGGCCGGCGGCTTTACCGTGGTTTTGATCACAGGGGTATTGGCGGTGTTGAAATCAGGTTGGAAACTGCGCACCTGA
- the ftsY gene encoding signal recognition particle-docking protein FtsY — protein sequence MFSFFKRKKQPAPEAGHEQPAETEAAPEAAPSAQTPPAPVGDNPLPALNEAEREAVAADADTHPVSRLVADVVAPPAELPEQLDPEAPVAKVHVPLSEPETTVVPEAEGLHAGTLADSFKQADSIATVAAPVPAAETVAEEPAKPGWAARLKQGLTKSRDQMAKSLAGVFGGGKIDEDLYEELETVLITSDMGIEATDYLMKDVRKRVSLKGLQDGNELRGALKDAIYDLIKPLEQPLVVPDSSEPFVIMLAGINGAGKTTSIGKLAKYFQSQGKSVLLAAGDTFRAAAREQLQEWGARNGVTVISQASGDSAAVCFDAVEAAKARGIDIVLADTAGRLPTQLHLMEEIKKVKRVLQKSMSAAPHEIIVVLDANIGQNAVNQVVAFDDALGLTGLIVTKLDGTAKGGVLAALASSRPIPVRYIGVGEKIDDLRPFDARAFVDALFD from the coding sequence ATGTTCAGCTTTTTCAAACGCAAAAAACAGCCCGCCCCCGAAGCCGGACACGAACAGCCCGCTGAAACCGAAGCTGCCCCCGAAGCGGCGCCATCCGCGCAAACACCCCCTGCACCGGTTGGGGACAACCCGCTGCCGGCATTAAACGAAGCCGAGCGCGAAGCCGTGGCCGCCGATGCCGATACCCATCCGGTCAGCCGGCTGGTGGCTGATGTGGTGGCCCCGCCGGCCGAGCTGCCCGAACAACTCGACCCCGAAGCACCGGTGGCAAAAGTGCATGTGCCGTTGTCTGAGCCGGAAACCACGGTGGTGCCAGAAGCGGAAGGCCTGCACGCCGGCACCTTGGCCGACAGCTTCAAACAGGCCGACAGCATCGCCACTGTGGCCGCGCCGGTGCCGGCTGCCGAAACCGTTGCCGAAGAGCCGGCCAAACCGGGTTGGGCGGCACGCCTGAAGCAAGGCCTGACCAAATCGCGCGATCAAATGGCCAAATCGCTGGCCGGCGTATTCGGCGGCGGCAAAATCGATGAAGATTTGTATGAAGAGCTCGAAACCGTGCTGATTACCAGCGATATGGGCATCGAAGCCACCGATTATCTGATGAAAGACGTGCGCAAACGCGTGTCGCTCAAAGGCCTGCAAGACGGCAACGAGCTGCGCGGCGCCTTGAAAGATGCCATTTACGACCTGATTAAGCCGTTGGAACAGCCATTAGTGGTTCCCGACAGCAGCGAGCCGTTTGTGATTATGCTGGCCGGCATCAACGGCGCGGGCAAAACCACCTCTATCGGCAAGCTGGCCAAATATTTCCAGTCGCAAGGCAAGTCGGTGCTTTTGGCTGCGGGCGACACCTTTCGCGCCGCCGCCCGCGAGCAGTTGCAGGAATGGGGCGCCCGCAACGGCGTGACCGTGATTTCGCAGGCATCGGGCGATTCTGCCGCCGTGTGTTTTGATGCGGTGGAAGCCGCCAAAGCCCGCGGTATCGATATCGTGCTGGCCGACACCGCCGGCCGCCTGCCCACCCAGCTGCATCTGATGGAAGAAATCAAAAAAGTGAAGCGGGTGCTGCAAAAATCAATGAGCGCCGCGCCGCACGAAATTATTGTGGTGCTGGATGCCAATATCGGCCAAAACGCCGTCAATCAAGTGGTGGCCTTTGATGACGCCCTCGGCCTCACCGGCCTGATTGTTACCAAACTCGACGGCACCGCTAAAGGCGGCGTGTTGGCCGCGCTGGCCAGCAGCCGCCCGATTCCCGTGCGCTATATCGGTGTGGGCGAAAAAATCGACGACCTGCGCCCGTTTGACGCCCGTGCGTTTGTGGATGCTTTGTTTGATTGA